Proteins encoded within one genomic window of Haematospirillum jordaniae:
- the lptC gene encoding LPS export ABC transporter periplasmic protein LptC, whose amino-acid sequence MPVPDPSGRWSLLFGYSRLVVAMKVLLPALALLLIVGVLLWPRLVADTTAPSSLIQAATEDVPLENKQMEQPRYRATDADNQPYTLNADRVWEVVPGSSEFNLVNPRADMTTNDGAWLAMDAPEGLYYENQSILDLSGGVNLYHDAGYELHTPSVTIDVAGGEAIGMEAVEGQGPSMTIASEGIHVVERGRSVLFTGKVRLVLYPEKAP is encoded by the coding sequence ATGCCTGTTCCTGATCCTTCCGGACGTTGGTCCTTGTTGTTCGGATACAGTCGTCTTGTCGTGGCGATGAAGGTTCTGCTGCCTGCCCTTGCCCTGCTTCTGATTGTGGGTGTTCTTCTCTGGCCGCGCCTTGTTGCCGACACAACTGCTCCTTCGTCCTTGATCCAGGCTGCGACAGAAGACGTTCCACTGGAAAACAAACAGATGGAGCAGCCCCGTTACAGGGCAACAGATGCGGACAACCAGCCTTATACCCTGAATGCCGATCGTGTGTGGGAGGTGGTGCCCGGGTCGTCAGAGTTTAACTTGGTCAATCCACGCGCTGACATGACAACGAACGATGGCGCGTGGTTGGCGATGGATGCGCCTGAGGGGCTGTATTATGAGAATCAATCCATTCTGGATTTATCTGGCGGTGTGAACCTGTATCATGATGCGGGGTATGAGTTGCATACGCCATCTGTCACGATTGATGTGGCGGGAGGGGAAGCCATTGGCATGGAGGCCGTTGAGGGGCAGGGGCCATCCATGACAATCGCATCAGAAGGTATCCATGTGGTGGAGCGTGGTCGTTCCGTCCTGTTTACGGGAAAGGTGCGCCTTGTTCTTTACCCGGAGAAAGCTCCTTAG
- a CDS encoding KpsF/GutQ family sugar-phosphate isomerase — MKASSSLSSGPVSLNSALEAGRRVLLTEAGALHSLAESLDGPFSAALERLLAVKGRVVVTGMGKSGHIGAKIAATLASTGTPAFFVHPAEASHGDLGMVTQDDAVVALSNSGETAELADIVAYTRRFAIPLIGITGRADSALAVDSDVALVLPAFEEACPHGLAPTTSTTLMLALGDALAVALLESKGFTAEDFRLFHPGGKLGQRLMRVADLMHGPQELPLCTPDTLMADVLVEMTGKSLGCAGVMGADGRLAGMITDGDLRRHMEDGLMRRRAVDVMTPDPMTVSPTLLAGEALHRMNSRKVTGLFVVDPGGRPVGFLHVHDLLRAGIV; from the coding sequence GTGAAAGCATCATCGTCCCTTTCGTCCGGACCTGTATCCCTGAACTCTGCCCTGGAAGCCGGGCGCAGGGTGCTGTTGACCGAAGCCGGGGCTCTGCATAGCCTGGCAGAGAGCCTTGATGGTCCTTTCTCGGCTGCCTTGGAGCGGCTTCTGGCTGTAAAAGGCCGTGTTGTTGTCACGGGCATGGGCAAGAGTGGCCACATCGGCGCCAAGATTGCCGCAACCTTGGCATCAACGGGTACGCCGGCGTTCTTTGTGCACCCTGCTGAGGCCAGTCACGGTGATCTCGGGATGGTGACGCAGGATGATGCGGTCGTCGCCCTGTCCAATTCAGGGGAGACGGCCGAGCTGGCGGATATCGTCGCCTATACCCGTCGTTTTGCTATCCCCCTGATCGGTATTACCGGGCGGGCTGATAGCGCTTTGGCTGTGGACAGCGATGTTGCCTTGGTGCTGCCGGCCTTTGAAGAGGCATGCCCGCATGGATTGGCTCCGACCACTTCAACCACGCTGATGTTGGCCTTGGGTGATGCTCTGGCGGTTGCTCTTCTGGAAAGCAAGGGATTCACTGCTGAAGATTTCCGTCTTTTCCATCCGGGGGGGAAGCTTGGGCAACGCCTGATGCGTGTTGCTGACCTGATGCATGGTCCGCAGGAGCTGCCGTTGTGTACACCCGATACCCTGATGGCGGATGTTCTGGTCGAAATGACGGGTAAAAGTCTTGGCTGTGCCGGTGTTATGGGGGCTGATGGGCGTCTGGCCGGTATGATTACAGATGGCGATCTGCGCCGCCATATGGAAGATGGGTTGATGCGGCGGCGGGCAGTGGACGTTATGACCCCGGACCCGATGACGGTTTCGCCCACGCTTCTTGCGGGGGAAGCCTTGCATCGTATGAACAGCCGCAAGGTTACCGGCCTTTTTGTCGTTGATCCAGGTGGGCGGCCGGTTGGTTTCCTGCATGTGCATGATTTGCTCCGGGCTGGTATTGTCTGA
- a CDS encoding ribonuclease D: MTIYYHRGDLPADVGFSGAVAIDTETTGLSPVRDRLCVVQLSGGDGNAHVVHVGGALGYDCPNLKAVLADPSRLKIFHYARFDIAILRKYLGVACAPVYCTKIASRLTRTNTDAHGLRSLVQALTGVELDKQQQSSDWGTDGELTAEQLSYAASDVLYLHALKDRLDALLVRERRTHLAESCFQFLPIRAELDLLDWHSLDIFSH, encoded by the coding sequence ATGACTATATACTATCATCGTGGCGATCTGCCGGCTGACGTTGGTTTTTCGGGAGCGGTTGCCATTGATACCGAGACAACCGGGTTGTCCCCCGTACGGGATCGTCTGTGTGTTGTGCAACTCTCCGGAGGAGACGGCAATGCGCATGTTGTTCATGTCGGTGGCGCATTGGGGTATGATTGCCCGAACCTGAAAGCCGTTTTGGCCGATCCTTCGCGTCTCAAGATCTTTCACTATGCCCGCTTTGATATTGCCATACTTCGCAAGTATCTGGGGGTAGCCTGTGCGCCAGTTTATTGCACCAAGATCGCATCCCGTCTGACGCGTACCAATACGGATGCCCATGGTTTGCGGTCCTTGGTCCAGGCCCTGACAGGTGTGGAGCTGGACAAACAGCAACAGTCTTCAGACTGGGGAACGGATGGTGAGTTGACGGCAGAACAATTGTCTTATGCGGCCTCGGATGTATTGTATCTGCATGCCCTGAAAGATCGTCTGGATGCTCTTCTTGTGCGGGAGCGTCGTACCCATCTTGCCGAGTCTTGCTTCCAGTTTCTTCCGATCCGTGCGGAGCTGGATCTGCTGGATTGGCATAGCCTTGATATCTTCAGTCACTGA
- a CDS encoding complex I NDUFA9 subunit family protein: MTERLVTIFGGSGFVGRHLVNKLTKAGWRIRVAVRDPEGAKFLKPLGDLGQVSPVYANITREDTVRSAVQGASAVINLVGILYEKGPVCFDAIHVVGAETIARLAREAGVQHLVHMSALGADPSSPASYARSKAEGETRVKTAFPGASILRPSVIFGPEDDFYNRFGAMARALPFLLYFTTDAPALRKVPGELPRLDLVGSGGPKLQPVYVGDVAEVICRILDDRSQQGKLWELGGPRVMTLKEIMEQVMRETRRGKPVLPAPMAVARIQAALLQFLPVPPLTPDMVKMMERDSVVSGTCPGLAELGIRPETTEAIIPSYLERFRPTHRQIRRIGHQTL; the protein is encoded by the coding sequence ATGACCGAACGTCTGGTCACAATTTTTGGCGGATCCGGTTTCGTTGGCCGTCATTTGGTCAACAAGCTGACAAAAGCGGGCTGGCGTATCCGCGTCGCCGTCCGGGATCCCGAAGGTGCCAAATTCCTGAAACCCCTAGGTGATCTGGGCCAAGTCTCGCCTGTTTACGCAAACATCACGCGTGAGGATACGGTCCGCAGTGCCGTACAGGGGGCAAGCGCGGTTATCAATCTGGTCGGTATCCTGTACGAAAAGGGACCGGTTTGCTTCGATGCCATCCATGTTGTGGGGGCCGAAACCATCGCGCGCTTGGCCCGGGAAGCTGGCGTCCAGCACCTTGTCCACATGAGCGCACTGGGTGCCGATCCTTCCAGCCCGGCAAGCTACGCCCGCAGCAAGGCCGAGGGTGAGACCCGGGTCAAAACTGCCTTCCCAGGGGCCAGCATTCTTCGCCCGTCGGTCATTTTTGGTCCCGAGGATGACTTCTACAATCGCTTTGGCGCCATGGCACGGGCGCTGCCGTTCCTGCTGTATTTCACAACGGATGCCCCGGCCCTGCGCAAAGTTCCGGGCGAGCTGCCCCGTCTTGACCTAGTCGGATCTGGTGGGCCGAAGCTTCAGCCTGTCTATGTCGGTGATGTTGCCGAGGTGATATGCCGCATCCTTGATGACCGCAGCCAGCAAGGGAAGCTGTGGGAGCTGGGTGGGCCACGCGTCATGACACTGAAGGAGATCATGGAACAGGTCATGCGGGAAACACGCCGTGGCAAGCCTGTTCTCCCCGCGCCCATGGCCGTGGCACGCATTCAGGCTGCCCTGCTTCAATTCCTGCCGGTTCCGCCCTTGACACCGGATATGGTTAAAATGATGGAACGGGACAGCGTTGTGTCGGGGACTTGCCCCGGTCTGGCTGAACTTGGTATCCGCCCGGAAACCACGGAAGCCATTATTCCGTCGTATCTGGAGCGGTTCCGCCCTACACACCGCCAGATCCGGCGTATTGGCCACCAGACGCTGTAG
- the dapB gene encoding 4-hydroxy-tetrahydrodipicolinate reductase: MKIAVAGCAGRMGRMLVQEILATDTVTLAGGTEPQGSPFLGQDIGRLVGTTEPLGIAITDDPSSLFSHADAVIDFTTPDATTVHARLAATHRTALIVGTTGFSPTQQEAVSIAAKSIPIVMSPNMSIGTNLLFALTERVAAILGLDYDIEILEMHHRHKVDAPSGTALGLGQAAARGRRTTLDDVSQITRNGHTGPRTPGTIGFASLRGGDVIGEHTVIFAADGERVELTHKASSRQIFARGAIRAARWCNGRRPGLYSMQDVLGLTPRTP; encoded by the coding sequence ATGAAAATTGCTGTAGCTGGATGCGCCGGTCGCATGGGCCGGATGTTGGTCCAGGAAATTCTTGCTACCGATACTGTTACCCTAGCTGGTGGAACAGAGCCGCAGGGATCTCCCTTCCTGGGTCAGGACATAGGCCGCCTTGTTGGCACAACAGAGCCACTTGGCATAGCAATCACAGATGATCCCTCCAGCCTCTTCTCCCATGCCGATGCTGTTATCGATTTCACGACCCCGGATGCCACCACCGTGCATGCCCGCCTAGCAGCCACTCACAGAACAGCCCTGATCGTGGGAACAACGGGCTTCTCTCCCACCCAACAAGAAGCTGTATCCATTGCAGCCAAGAGCATCCCTATTGTCATGTCACCAAACATGAGCATCGGCACCAATCTACTGTTTGCCCTGACAGAAAGAGTAGCCGCCATTCTGGGGCTGGATTACGACATAGAGATCCTTGAAATGCACCACCGCCACAAGGTTGACGCGCCATCTGGCACAGCATTAGGCTTGGGGCAGGCGGCCGCCCGTGGGCGGCGAACCACCCTGGATGATGTCTCACAGATAACCCGTAATGGCCATACAGGCCCCCGGACGCCGGGTACAATCGGTTTTGCCAGCTTGCGGGGCGGTGACGTAATCGGGGAACATACTGTGATTTTCGCAGCCGATGGCGAACGGGTGGAACTGACCCACAAAGCCAGCTCCAGACAGATCTTTGCCCGTGGCGCCATCCGCGCTGCACGCTGGTGCAACGGGCGCAGGCCCGGACTATACTCCATGCAGGATGTTCTGGGCCTGACCCCCCGTACCCCATGA
- the nth gene encoding endonuclease III: MTRKQVEGFFSTLQALNPEPKGELEYVNAYTLLVAVALSAQATDTGVNKATRALFQRVDTPEKMLELGEEGLRQHIRTIGLFNTKAKNIIALSQILVRDYNSTVPRNRDILETLPGVGRKTANVVLNIAFGEPTIAVDTHLFRVANRTGMAAGKTPLAVEKMLETVIPARFRQHAHHWLILHGRYICKARTPACDRCPVREWCNWPEREAKAIPGKAQSASRSRS, from the coding sequence ATGACCCGGAAACAGGTCGAGGGGTTTTTCAGCACGCTACAGGCCCTCAATCCAGAGCCAAAAGGGGAGCTGGAATACGTCAACGCCTATACGCTTCTGGTCGCGGTTGCACTATCAGCCCAGGCAACAGATACCGGCGTCAACAAGGCAACCCGCGCCCTGTTCCAACGTGTCGATACGCCGGAGAAAATGCTGGAACTGGGGGAAGAAGGGCTGCGTCAACATATCCGGACCATTGGCCTGTTCAACACCAAGGCCAAAAACATTATTGCCCTGTCGCAGATTCTGGTCCGCGATTACAACAGCACCGTTCCCCGTAACAGAGACATTCTGGAAACATTGCCCGGCGTTGGCCGCAAGACAGCCAATGTCGTTCTGAACATTGCCTTTGGCGAACCAACCATTGCTGTTGACACCCATCTGTTCCGCGTCGCCAACCGCACAGGCATGGCTGCCGGCAAGACGCCGCTGGCTGTCGAGAAGATGCTAGAAACAGTCATTCCCGCCCGCTTTCGCCAGCATGCGCACCATTGGCTGATCCTGCACGGACGCTACATCTGCAAGGCACGAACCCCGGCCTGCGACCGGTGCCCGGTCAGGGAATGGTGTAACTGGCCGGAGAGAGAGGCCAAAGCCATACCTGGAAAGGCTCAGTCGGCTTCTCGCTCAAGATCTTGA
- a CDS encoding glucosaminidase domain-containing protein, with amino-acid sequence MYQKRSCRRFNIVVLGVVFTCVGGLYSAAVSGVAGLHRGSERTVSESASTGAPSVPRTWVSLSSRVPSALLLPVGKPSVPTSLATPADVRAERLDALYEELSYGLDGVRSGVAAVPRVFSPSVPRDMRDVDVERRKSLFLRMLLPVILRVNEEIESDRTRLKRLIERDGAGMPVSEHDALWLEDKTREYRMRVVNMEQLLKRMDIVPPSIALAQAIEESGWGTSRFAMQGNALFGQWTPSARGLKHPDPIAPGWRIASFPSLLDAVRSYVVNLNTHSAYGEFRLARFSARKAGSLPEGMSLAPYLHRYSERGSAYTQALRNIIRVNELRAFDSARLSDRAIEVAALPDDLIHAPDLSPAP; translated from the coding sequence ATGTATCAGAAGCGATCCTGTCGGCGCTTCAACATTGTTGTGTTGGGTGTTGTGTTTACCTGTGTGGGTGGCCTGTACAGTGCGGCGGTCTCTGGTGTGGCGGGTCTGCATAGAGGTAGCGAGCGTACGGTATCAGAATCTGCTTCTACAGGGGCGCCATCGGTTCCCAGAACATGGGTTTCTCTGTCATCACGCGTTCCATCAGCCTTGCTATTGCCTGTTGGCAAGCCGTCGGTTCCAACGTCTCTGGCCACACCGGCCGATGTGCGTGCTGAACGGCTGGATGCCCTCTATGAGGAACTGTCTTACGGTCTGGATGGCGTGAGGAGCGGTGTTGCAGCTGTCCCACGCGTTTTTTCTCCATCTGTTCCCCGAGATATGCGCGATGTTGATGTTGAACGCCGCAAGAGCCTGTTCCTGCGTATGTTGCTGCCTGTTATTCTGCGTGTTAACGAGGAGATCGAGAGCGACAGAACCCGCCTGAAAAGGCTGATCGAGCGTGACGGTGCGGGGATGCCAGTTAGCGAGCATGATGCGTTGTGGCTGGAAGACAAGACGCGCGAGTATCGCATGCGTGTTGTCAATATGGAGCAGTTGCTGAAGCGGATGGACATTGTGCCTCCTTCCATTGCCCTTGCTCAGGCTATTGAGGAAAGCGGCTGGGGAACCTCGCGCTTTGCCATGCAGGGTAATGCTTTGTTTGGCCAGTGGACACCCTCTGCACGCGGCTTGAAGCACCCGGATCCGATTGCACCGGGTTGGCGTATTGCTTCTTTTCCCTCTCTTTTAGATGCGGTGCGGTCCTACGTCGTGAACCTGAATACGCATAGTGCGTATGGAGAGTTTCGTTTGGCCCGTTTTTCTGCCCGGAAGGCAGGATCATTACCTGAAGGCATGAGCCTAGCTCCCTACCTGCATCGCTATTCAGAGCGTGGTTCCGCTTATACTCAAGCGTTGCGCAACATTATACGGGTTAATGAGCTGCGTGCGTTCGACAGCGCCCGCTTGTCAGACAGGGCGATAGAAGTGGCGGCTTTGCCTGATGACCTGATCCATGCTCCTGATCTTTCCCCCGCTCCTTGA
- a CDS encoding NifU family protein — protein MFIQTESTPNPDSLKFIPGRIVMASGTADYRQESEAMDSPLATRLFAIEGVAGVFLGADFVTVTRGEGRDWQVLKPLVLGAIMEHFTSGAPVTHDAVEEESFDPADAALVEQIKELIETRVRPVVARDGGDIVFRAFRDGTVYLHMRGSCSGCPSSTMTLKHGIENMLRHFIPEVRAVEAVS, from the coding sequence ATGTTTATACAGACAGAATCCACCCCCAATCCTGATAGCCTGAAGTTTATTCCCGGTAGGATTGTCATGGCTTCAGGAACCGCGGATTATCGGCAGGAGTCTGAAGCCATGGACTCTCCGCTGGCGACCCGTCTTTTTGCGATAGAAGGTGTTGCGGGTGTTTTCCTTGGGGCTGACTTTGTGACGGTAACGCGTGGTGAGGGGCGGGACTGGCAGGTTCTGAAGCCGCTTGTGCTGGGTGCCATCATGGAACACTTCACCTCGGGTGCTCCGGTCACGCACGATGCTGTTGAGGAAGAAAGTTTTGATCCTGCCGATGCAGCCCTAGTTGAACAGATCAAGGAATTGATTGAAACCCGTGTGCGTCCGGTTGTAGCCCGTGATGGCGGTGATATTGTTTTCCGTGCATTCCGTGATGGTACGGTTTATCTGCATATGCGTGGATCATGTTCAGGGTGCCCAAGTTCAACAATGACCCTGAAGCATGGCATTGAGAACATGTTACGTCATTTCATTCCTGAAGTTAGAGCTGTCGAGGCTGTTTCATAA
- a CDS encoding universal stress protein has translation MGDSAQGRVRRTFLVVVDESEEMRAALRYACRRARRTGGQVALLRIIQPREIQHYALIGESMADELRYQASSHLNEIATDVQHISGTAPVLLICEGESSEELLKLLRDKPNISVLVLAAGTGADGPGPLVSALTGRLAHLVRIPVTIVPGAMTDDAIDAMT, from the coding sequence ATGGGGGACAGCGCACAGGGCCGTGTACGGCGTACTTTTCTGGTTGTTGTAGACGAAAGCGAGGAAATGCGCGCGGCATTGCGCTATGCCTGCCGTCGTGCACGGCGTACAGGCGGGCAGGTTGCGTTGCTGCGTATCATCCAGCCGCGCGAGATCCAGCATTATGCTCTGATCGGGGAGAGTATGGCTGACGAGCTTCGATATCAGGCCAGTAGTCACCTGAACGAAATAGCTACAGACGTTCAGCATATTTCCGGTACTGCGCCTGTTTTATTGATCTGCGAAGGCGAGTCGAGTGAGGAGCTTCTCAAACTCCTCCGGGATAAGCCGAATATCAGCGTTCTGGTTCTGGCGGCAGGAACCGGAGCTGATGGACCGGGGCCTCTGGTATCTGCCCTGACAGGTCGGTTAGCGCATCTTGTGCGGATTCCAGTCACGATTGTCCCTGGTGCTATGACAGATGATGCAATTGATGCCATGACCTGA
- a CDS encoding TIGR02186 family protein has protein sequence MSRLRLCCLLLSILLSILPGVCHANRQQPVVADLSKHLVAINAGFSGTDVLLFGATDGPGDIVLVVRGPPQQQIIRRKTKSGPIWINGESVVFDSVPAFYLVASSAPLEEILPDSVRRLHQIGLSYLNLEVLEPVTEDAHVTEPFRQALIRLKAQRGVYVTTVGTIDHMANRLFRSELQFPSNVPTGTYMVEVYLVRDRRVVSAEITPLSISRAGLGAEIFLFAHDHAVLYGVLAILAAASAGWFAALVFRRN, from the coding sequence ATGTCCAGACTCCGCCTGTGTTGTCTTCTGCTCTCCATTCTTCTGTCTATTCTGCCTGGCGTGTGTCATGCGAACCGTCAGCAACCGGTTGTGGCTGATTTGTCCAAGCATCTTGTCGCTATCAATGCCGGATTCTCCGGGACTGATGTGCTTCTGTTCGGGGCTACCGATGGGCCCGGTGATATTGTCCTTGTGGTGCGTGGTCCCCCGCAGCAGCAGATCATTCGTCGCAAAACGAAATCCGGTCCAATCTGGATCAATGGCGAATCAGTGGTTTTTGATAGTGTGCCAGCTTTTTATCTTGTTGCCTCCAGTGCGCCGCTAGAGGAAATTCTGCCGGACAGCGTGCGGCGATTGCACCAGATCGGGTTGTCTTACCTGAATTTGGAGGTTCTTGAGCCCGTTACCGAAGATGCGCATGTCACAGAGCCATTCCGCCAAGCACTAATTCGCTTGAAGGCTCAGCGTGGGGTCTATGTGACTACCGTTGGTACGATTGATCACATGGCTAACCGCTTGTTCCGGTCCGAGCTGCAGTTTCCCTCCAACGTGCCAACCGGCACCTATATGGTCGAGGTTTACTTGGTCCGTGACCGGCGTGTTGTCAGTGCCGAGATTACGCCACTCAGTATCAGTCGGGCTGGATTGGGGGCCGAGATTTTCCTGTTTGCCCACGATCATGCTGTTCTATATGGCGTCCTTGCTATTCTGGCTGCGGCCAGCGCAGGGTGGTTTGCCGCCCTTGTTTTTCGACGTAACTGA
- a CDS encoding sulfite exporter TauE/SafE family protein, whose product MQVYLPIAEMSVNIFLVLGIGIVVGWLSGLFGVGGGFLMTPLLMFLGVSPAVAVGTGANQIVASSVAGVMAHWRRGNVDVRMGMVLLVGGLVGSGIGVFLFRWLRSVGHIDLAIALCYVVFLGTIGSLMLGESLLATWRARRPGHVPRDAVQEESGHWADRLPLKMTFHRSRLYISVIPPFLVGVLVGVLAAIMGVGGGFVAVPAMIYVLRMPTQVVIGTSLFQVIFVSANTAFLQALLNQTVDVMLALTLLVGAVTGAQFGARFGSRIKAEQMRILLALLVLAVCIRLAFDLMVEPEELFILGGGG is encoded by the coding sequence ATGCAGGTCTATCTCCCGATTGCTGAAATGTCGGTGAATATTTTTCTCGTTCTCGGGATCGGGATCGTTGTCGGGTGGCTTTCAGGTTTGTTTGGTGTTGGCGGTGGTTTCCTGATGACCCCGTTGCTGATGTTTCTGGGGGTATCGCCTGCTGTTGCGGTCGGAACCGGTGCCAACCAGATTGTGGCTTCGTCTGTTGCCGGGGTTATGGCGCACTGGAGACGAGGAAATGTTGATGTCCGGATGGGCATGGTTCTGCTTGTTGGTGGTCTGGTTGGATCAGGAATAGGGGTCTTTCTATTCCGCTGGCTTCGGTCTGTTGGTCATATCGATCTGGCTATTGCGTTGTGCTATGTCGTGTTTCTGGGGACGATTGGCTCCCTTATGCTGGGCGAAAGCCTGTTGGCAACTTGGCGGGCCCGCCGTCCGGGACATGTTCCTCGCGATGCCGTACAGGAAGAGTCTGGTCACTGGGCAGACCGACTTCCGCTTAAAATGACGTTTCATCGTTCCCGGCTTTATATTTCTGTGATTCCACCGTTTCTTGTTGGGGTTCTTGTCGGGGTTCTGGCTGCGATCATGGGGGTTGGTGGTGGTTTTGTTGCCGTTCCTGCCATGATTTATGTGTTGCGTATGCCAACCCAGGTGGTGATCGGGACATCCCTGTTCCAAGTAATCTTTGTCAGCGCCAATACGGCCTTCCTGCAAGCCCTGCTGAACCAGACCGTAGATGTCATGTTGGCGCTGACACTGCTTGTTGGAGCTGTAACCGGCGCCCAGTTCGGGGCTCGTTTCGGCAGCCGTATTAAGGCCGAGCAGATGCGCATCCTGCTGGCGCTTCTGGTGCTGGCTGTCTGTATTCGCTTGGCATTTGATTTGATGGTCGAACCCGAGGAGCTTTTTATTCTGGGTGGAGGAGGCTGA
- the trpS gene encoding tryptophan--tRNA ligase, with protein MKRIFSGAQPTGNLHLGNYLGAIRNWVTLQQDFSDCVFCVVDQHAITLWQDPKELHRSIRELAAAYIAAGIDPRKSILFNQSAVPGHAQLAWVFNCVARIGWMNRMTQFKDKAGKNRENASVGLYVYPTLMAADILLYKATHVPVGEDQKQHLELTRDIAIKFNNDFGVDLFPVPEPLILGEATRVMSLRDGTKKMSKSDPSDYSRINLADDADAIAQKIRKARTDPDPLPEVVAGLANRPEADNLVTIFAALKGISKAAALADVGGQSFAVFKGMLTDLLVSELAPVSAEWRRLVADPAYIDSVLRDGAERASVLARPILDEVYDTVGFLRP; from the coding sequence ATGAAACGTATTTTTTCCGGCGCACAGCCTACCGGAAACTTGCATCTGGGCAATTATCTTGGGGCAATCCGTAACTGGGTAACGCTGCAGCAGGATTTCTCTGACTGTGTATTCTGTGTTGTTGACCAGCATGCGATTACTCTGTGGCAGGATCCCAAGGAACTTCATCGTTCCATCCGTGAACTGGCAGCGGCCTATATCGCGGCTGGTATTGATCCTAGGAAGTCCATTCTTTTCAATCAGTCCGCTGTTCCTGGTCATGCCCAGCTGGCGTGGGTTTTCAACTGCGTTGCCCGTATCGGCTGGATGAATCGGATGACCCAGTTCAAGGACAAGGCCGGAAAAAATCGCGAAAATGCTTCTGTCGGATTGTATGTTTACCCAACTCTGATGGCAGCCGATATTTTGCTGTATAAGGCGACGCATGTGCCGGTCGGGGAAGACCAGAAACAGCATTTGGAATTGACCCGGGATATTGCAATCAAGTTCAACAACGATTTTGGTGTGGATCTATTCCCCGTTCCTGAGCCCTTGATCCTAGGAGAGGCAACCCGGGTCATGAGCCTGCGTGACGGCACCAAGAAGATGTCTAAGTCTGATCCGTCTGATTATTCACGTATTAATCTTGCGGATGATGCCGATGCTATTGCGCAGAAGATCCGTAAGGCCCGCACGGACCCCGATCCCTTGCCCGAGGTTGTAGCCGGGCTTGCCAACCGGCCCGAGGCCGACAACCTGGTGACGATTTTTGCTGCCCTGAAGGGAATCAGCAAGGCAGCGGCCCTTGCTGATGTCGGGGGGCAGTCGTTTGCCGTGTTCAAGGGCATGCTGACGGATCTTCTGGTTTCTGAACTAGCTCCGGTCAGCGCGGAGTGGCGGCGGCTGGTGGCTGACCCAGCTTATATCGACTCTGTTCTGCGTGACGGCGCAGAGAGGGCTTCTGTCTTGGCGCGTCCCATTCTCGATGAGGTTTACGATACCGTCGGGTTCTTGCGACCTTAA